The Acidianus manzaensis genome has a window encoding:
- a CDS encoding CBS domain-containing protein produces MSTEEIAIEPKVIANPDSRLGEILAKMKEENQWVVPVVLHKKVVGLLSYKDLLKRRVSPDSKVLSLSSPSISIQEGEDFGKVIAKFYTTKARAIPLVNKNKELIGLITRETVLKYLLDTNQLGDNKAREYMSSPVISVGPEESIARVRWLMIRDNISRIPIIDNKKLEGIISSRDIVNALYSINERKRSSILTEEERIMAMPVKELMSSPVISVNGSDNVKSVAQLLLKKGISGAPVIEGDYVAGIISGIDIIKSLESKYNLTMPIEAKLTSDLKKEEIKAEIDAVLERYLGKLQKITDIIDFKVSFKETAKSSEGKTLYKTTITASTKQGNFVASETDWDPIVAVKKAVEKIENNIIKKVKKLENKKVSKEEE; encoded by the coding sequence TTGAGTACAGAAGAAATCGCGATAGAACCAAAAGTTATAGCTAATCCAGATTCTAGACTGGGTGAAATATTAGCTAAAATGAAAGAAGAGAATCAATGGGTAGTACCAGTTGTATTACATAAAAAAGTAGTTGGACTTTTATCATATAAGGATTTACTAAAAAGACGCGTTAGTCCAGATTCTAAAGTACTTAGCTTATCTTCTCCATCAATTTCCATCCAAGAAGGGGAAGATTTTGGAAAGGTTATTGCAAAATTCTATACTACTAAAGCTAGAGCTATACCATTAGTAAACAAAAATAAGGAATTAATTGGATTAATAACTAGAGAAACAGTATTAAAATATCTATTAGACACTAATCAACTTGGAGATAATAAGGCTAGAGAATACATGAGCTCTCCAGTAATATCAGTAGGACCTGAAGAATCTATAGCTAGAGTTAGATGGCTAATGATAAGAGATAATATTAGTAGAATACCTATTATTGACAACAAGAAACTTGAAGGAATAATAAGTTCTAGAGATATAGTTAATGCATTATATTCAATTAACGAGAGAAAAAGATCTTCAATACTTACCGAAGAAGAGAGAATAATGGCTATGCCAGTGAAGGAATTAATGTCTAGTCCAGTGATTTCTGTTAATGGTTCAGATAATGTAAAATCAGTTGCTCAATTATTGTTAAAGAAAGGTATTTCAGGTGCTCCAGTAATTGAAGGTGACTACGTAGCGGGCATAATTAGTGGAATAGACATTATAAAATCTTTAGAAAGCAAATACAATTTAACAATGCCAATAGAGGCAAAATTAACATCTGATCTTAAAAAAGAAGAAATAAAAGCTGAAATAGATGCTGTCTTAGAAAGATATTTGGGTAAGCTCCAAAAAATAACTGATATTATAGATTTTAAGGTATCGTTTAAGGAGACGGCAAAGAGTAGTGAAGGAAAAACTCTATATAAGACAACAATTACCGCATCAACTAAACAAGGAAATTTTGTAGCGAGTGAAACTGATTGGGATCCAATAGTAGCAGTAAAGAAGGCAGTAGAAAAAATAGAGAATAATATTATAAAAAAGGTAAAAAAGCTTGAAAATAAGAAAGTGAGTAAGGAAGAAGAATGA
- a CDS encoding carbon-nitrogen hydrolase family protein, with protein MKIAIVQPSNAKKALELTEKSLKEGAQLVLLPEKWINSLDEMPLQEFQRLAIRYTSYIIPGAVEDGVSIVSPIIDSKGNVKGIAKKIHLFGKEKGKYLPGDKAVLFSFGGIKFGISICYDADFPEVVRSMAIKGMEILLVPSKINFKGINLWKEYLRVRSLENRIAVINANAYNPPNYLGNSIAIVPVKNGEIVDLMNVAELGEEENYAIAEINPLDYFNLRLERLKEIINFNVEEI; from the coding sequence ATGAAAATAGCGATAGTACAGCCGTCTAATGCAAAAAAAGCTTTAGAGTTGACTGAAAAATCTCTAAAGGAAGGTGCACAATTAGTATTATTACCTGAAAAATGGATTAATTCGCTAGATGAAATGCCATTACAAGAATTTCAGCGATTAGCAATAAGGTACACTAGTTACATAATTCCAGGAGCTGTTGAGGATGGTGTTTCTATAGTTTCTCCCATAATAGATTCTAAAGGAAATGTTAAGGGAATAGCTAAGAAAATACATCTTTTTGGAAAGGAAAAAGGAAAATACTTACCCGGAGATAAAGCAGTTCTTTTTTCTTTTGGAGGCATAAAATTTGGTATATCAATTTGTTATGACGCAGATTTTCCTGAAGTAGTAAGAAGTATGGCAATTAAGGGAATGGAAATTTTGCTAGTTCCATCAAAAATAAATTTTAAAGGAATAAATTTATGGAAAGAATATTTAAGAGTAAGAAGCCTTGAGAATAGAATAGCTGTAATAAATGCTAATGCTTACAATCCTCCAAATTATTTAGGTAATAGTATAGCAATTGTTCCAGTTAAAAATGGAGAGATAGTAGATTTAATGAATGTAGCGGAACTAGGAGAAGAAGAAAATTATGCTATAGCAGAAATTAATCCTTTAGATTATTTTAACTTAAGATTAGAACGCCTTAAGGAAATAATTAACTTTAATGTAGAAGAAATCTGA